tcgagtgccccgaccaggaatcgaacccgcaTGCTCCGtaagctgagtgacagagaccgtatttaacactatgtacaagtcacaccgacccgctccttttacagtCACAAcccattacaatatttgataacaATGATATAGCTATATACTTTGCTTTTACTAAATATATGTTTAGTTTTCAGTAAGAATTATTTTCCTTTCCtcttaaaatattcaattttcgaattttaatgtatactcggtaaaaatatatatgccacatatacatgtatataaattattacACATATAACATTTTATCACAATAATATATAATGGAAATATGGGACCAATATTAGGTACATATGTACGACCCAGCTTTAGTTTGgaaaaaagtttgttaccgcctTTTTTTCAAGGGGCATTTACCTGATATATTTGACCTTCGGTCCCGTTTAAGCTTACTAGCTTCTAGACCACCTTGATTCTTCCTACTTGATTCTACATCTCTAGGTAGCGcattttgtgttttgaaaaaatattgtccataaaaatatcatacatgtacataacgttgtataaaagaagaaaaaaacactcTAGTCACTGATTGTTATATAATACGAGATAGTCATGCACTAATCATAACAATCTGGGTTGAACTTTACAGTGTTCCTCATCTAGTGAGTGTTCAGTCTGTATTTGAACGTGTTTAACTTGTGAGCACTAATTATTTCGCTGGGCCGGCAAGCTGTTCCATGTCTTGGGTATTATCACACTAGTAATGGAATATTTCCTACTAACTGATCTTGATACTTtttgtcgtatttttttaatcGTTTCCTCTTATTCTGTTTCCCTCAATCATGTCAAACATGTCATTGCTTGATCTATATCATTTAGAATTCTGTACACTTGATCGCTCATTTTCTTCTGTATTGCAGAGTTGGGATCCCAGGGAGAGCAATCGATCCTGGTCTGACAAACGCAAGATTGATCTGATCATTTTAATTGCTCTACGTTGAACATTCTCAATAGCTCTGATATCCGTCTTCAGACTTGGGTTCCTTACTGGTGCAGCATATTCTAGATGTGGTCTTTTTAGCGTCTTGTATAACATACAAATCATATCTTTATCCGTGTACAGGAATAAGATTAGTCCTACTAGTTATACTAGCCTGTTTGATTAGTCCTACTAGTTATACTAGCCTGTTTGATTAGTCCTACTAGTTATACTAGCCTGTTTGATTAGTCCTACTAGTTATACTAGCCTGTTTGATTAGTCCTACTAGTTATACTAGCCTGTTTGATTAGTCCTACTAGTTATACTAGCCTGTTTGATTAGCCCTACTAGTTATACTAGCCTGTTTGATTAGCCCTACTAGTTATACTAGCCTGTTTGATTAGTCCTACTAGTTATACTAGCCTGTTTGATTATCCTACTAGTTATACTAGCCTGTTTGATTAGTCCTACTAGTTATACTAGCCTGTTTGATAGTCCTACTAGTATTATACTAGCCTGTTTGATCAGTCCTACTAGTTATACTAGCCTGTTGATCAGTCCTACTAGTTATACTAGCCTGTTTGATCAGTCCTACTAGTTATACTAGCCTGTTTGATCAGTCCTACTAGTTATACTAGCCTGTTTGATCAGTCCTACTAGTTATACTAGCCTGTTTGATCAGTCCTACTAGTTATACTAGCCTGTTTGATTAGCCCTACTAGTTATACTAGCCTGTTTGATCAGTCCTACTAGTTATACTAGCCTGTTTGATTAGTCCTACTAGTTATACTAGCCTGTTTGATTAGCCCTACTAGTTATACTAGCCTGTTTGATTAGCCCTACTAGTTATACTAGCCTGTTTGATCAGTCCTACTAGTTATACTAGCCTGTTTGATCAGTCCTACTAGTTATACTAGCCTGTTTGATCAGTCCTACTAGTTATACTAGCCTGTTTGATCAGTCCTACTAGTTATACTAGCCTGTTTGATCAGTCCTACTAGTTATACTAGCCTGTTTGATCAGTCCTACTAGTTATACTAGCCTGTTTGATCAGTCCTACTAGTTATACTAGCCTGTTTGATCAGTCCTACTAGTTATACTAGCCTGTTTGATCAGTCCTACTAGTTATACTAGCCTGTTTGATCAGTCCTACTAGTTATACTAGCCTGTTTGATCAGTCCTACTAGTTATACTAGCCTGTTTGATCAGTCCTACTAGTTATACTAGCCTGTTTGATCAGTCCTACTAGTTATACTAGCCTGTTTGATCAGTCCTACTAGTTATACTAGCCTGTTTGATCAGTCCTACTAGTTATACTAGCCTGTTTGATCAGTCCTACTAGTTATACTAGCCTGTTTGATCAGTCCTACTAGTTATACTAGCCTGTTTGATCAGTCCTACTAGTTATACTAGCCTGTTTACTTTTACATTAGTGGCAACATGTTGACTACACTAAGTTCTGAGTCGAATGTTACTCCTAGATCTTTTACATTGACTACACTTAAGTTCTGAGTCGAATGTTACTCCTAGATCTTTTACATTGACTACACTTAAGTTCTGAGTCGAATGTTACTCCTAGATCTTTTACATTGACTACACTTAAGTTCTGAGTCGAATGTTACTCCTAGATCTTTTACATTGACTACACTTAAGTTCTGAGTCGAATGTTACTCCTAGATCTTTTACATTGACTACACTTAAGTTCTGAGTCGAATGTTACTCCTAGATCTTTTACATTGACTACACTTAAGTTCTGAGTCGAATGTTACTCCTAGATCTTTTACATTGACTACACTTAAGTTCTGAGTCGAATGTTACTCCTAGATCTTTTACATTGACTACACTTAAGTTCTGAGTCGAATGTTACTCCTAGATCTTTTACATTGACTACACTTAAGTTCTGAGTCGAATGTTACTCCTAGATCTTTTACATTGACTACACTTAAGTTTTGAGTCGAATGTTACTCCTAGATCTTTTACATTGACTACACTTAAGTTCTGAGTCGAATGTTACTCCTAGATCTTTTACATTGACTACACTTAAGTTCTGAGTCGAATGTTACTCCTAGATCTTTTACATTGACTACACTTAAGTTCTGAGTCGAATGTTACTCCTAGATCTTTTACATTGACTACACTTAAGTTCTGAGTCGAATGTTACTCCTAGATCTTTTACATTGACTACACTTAAGTTCTGAGTCGAATGTTACTCCTAGATCTTTTACATTGACTACACTTAAGTTTTGAGTCGAATGTTACTCCTAGATCTTTTACATTGACTACACTTAAGTTCTGAGTCGAATGTTACTCCTAGATCTTTTACATTGACTACACTTAAGTTCTGAGTCGAATGTTACTCCTAGATCTTTTACATTGACTACACTTAAGTTCTGAGTCGAATGTTACTCCTAGATCTTTTACATTGACTACACTTAAGTTCTGAGTCGAATGTTACTCCTAGATCTTTTACAGAGTCCACTTGTTCAATTTAGAATTTCTACGTCATCCATGGTGTATCTTTGTTTACTGTTGTGTCCTAGATGTATAGATTTACACTTTGGTGAATTGAAATTCAGCTGCCATTATTTACCAACGATTTTAATTGTCTAAATCATTCTGTATTTTGTCTCTATTTTCACTTGTGCACttgttgtataaattttggtgcCGTCTACAAATTTTTATGGATGACTCGAACAGTGCTGGACCCAGTACACTTCCTTGTGGTACGCAACTCGTTACATTGGTCCAACGATGTTTTCCCATTGAATAATACTCACTGTCTTCTGTCTTTTAAGAACGCTGAAATCCAGTTCAGTACCTTATTCTGTATCCCCATAGCTGTAGTTTGACCAAGAGACTTTGATTTTGGGACCGTGTCAACTGTCAACTCTTAAATGCGTTTTGAAAGTCGAAATAGATTACGCCTAAAATGGTCTTGATATTTGGATTTTGGAAAAACGACTTCTGGAACATATGATTTTggcgattttttttcttgttaaaatacacatatatataagatcCTCCATCtcaaaaagcagaaaacaaattttggagGTTAGGCCTATATTTTTCGTATTTTCACTGGATCTGTTCAGGTTCAGCACAAAGTGTtacaataaaagaaataaaagtaaaaGTAATTAAGCTTTTAAAGAATAATAAATCGGTGGGTCCTGATTCTATTAGTAacgaaataattaaatatttcagaaatatcatGATGCCTatttcagcaaaatattttaatgctaTTTTTAGTAGTGGCTGTTATCCAGAGTTTTGGAACAAATCCTTCTTCCTATTTTCAAATCTGGTGATGCAGGTCTACCCTACCAACGAATTACAGAGGCATCTCTCTCCAAAGTTGTTTGGCAAAGTTGTTCAATTCTATTTTAAACAAAAGGCTTACCAtgtttatgcaaaatattatatGCCAAAATCAATTTGGGTTTCAAAAAAATAGTAGAACTACTGATGCCTTGTTCGtactaaaaacattgttaaCTAAATACTCAAATTCAAAGAGAAAAATCTACGCATGTTTTGTGGACTTCAATAAAACCTTTGATAGTGTATGGAGAAATGGATTATTATTTAAGCTTGCACAACATGGTatcggaaaaaaatattttcaaaattgttagTGATATGTATGGAAAAACGCAATCCTCAATAAAACATTCACTCACGAcagaatattttaacattattcggggggggggggggtaaaacAAGGAGATAGTTTAAGTCCTATCCTTTTCAACATGTACATCAATGATTTACCAgttattgtaaataataatcCACTAGAATTAAGGGATTTAGCAGTAGGTAGTTTGTCATTTGCGgatgatttattgattttatcagAAACTCGTGAGGGACTGCAgaaatcattaattaaattGGAAAAATACTGTGAAAAATGGCTGCTATCAATCAATGCTAAGAAAACAAAAACGATGATTTTTCCAAACTAGGCAGAGAAATATCAAAACCAAACATAGTGTGCAACCGTCCATGTTTAAAAATCAGGAAATTGAACAAGTCTCTGAGTATTAAAATATTTAGGTACAACTTTATGTAACaacggtaaattcatgttagcTGCTAAAGAACTTAGTGTAAAAAGTAGaaaagttttgttttcaattaagcaatatttaaataaaatagcGGATATGCCCAAATGGCTCTGGAAAAAGTTGTATAATTCTTTAGTCAGATCAATCTTAACATATAGTTCTGAAATATGGTTTGCTgacttttacagtaaaattgcAAATGCAAGTAAAAGAGTGCGTGTGAATAATTCAACATTTGACGAATTTTCTATAATAGATAAAACGCCATTtgaacaaataaatttaaaattttgcaaatttgCCCTTGGGGTTGGAAAATATGCAGTAAATATTGCTTCTAGGGCTGAATTGGGACAAGATACACTAGACTGCTTCATTTATACTCAAGCATTGTGTTATTTGGCTAGAATATTACAAGATGACTTTAATAATCTTGTAAAAGAAGCTTTGAAGGTCAgtataaatattcatgaaagtGGATCATATTCCTGGTATTCTTACGTATCAAGTATTATCAACGAAAATAACATCACATTTGAAGGGGAAACTTCAGTTGGAAGGAACAAGCCAGATTAAAACGGTCATTAAAAGATTCATACATGGCAGATGCAGCTTTTAGATTGTAGTAATAAGCTATTTCTATATAGTAAActtaaacaaaactataaagAGGAATATTATCTttctttgcaaaattttgaatatcgAAAATTGTTGGCAAAACTTCGGATCAGCAAACAACCTAGAACTTGAAGCTGGTAGGACAAAAAGATACCTCGCCAGCACCGGTTATgcaaattttgcaatattgtacTCACTTCATCCTcaaatgtacagtaaattcTACTGAAAGAAAAACTTTcctatctaaatacaaaattaattctaTGTTCACAGACTATGAAAGTTTAACAAAGTTATTGTCATCTAATGAACCACAACTTCTGCAGGATTTGGGCCTCTTCATTAAAAAGTcgtttgaactgaggaaagcggGCTTGCTGAATGCATaagttgttcttgttttattattattgtgttatatatgtaatgttatcTTTGTAATTTGCTATCGCTCCTTGTTTGTggatgtaaaaatgcaaataaatgaatagaattgaattgaattgaattatatttctAAAGTTTTAGACAAAGTTCTAAAAATCGTATAAAGTACAAAGTTCTAACACGTGTGAACTCGGGCACTGTTTACATTAGTgacaagaaagataactctattTGCCACATACCGGAAGTAAGTGTCTTCTAAGGTAAACACAACTCAAGGCTGCATGTGACAGAGTGAACTGGTGAAGTTACAAAGATGTAAGATAATCTGTTACTATATGGTTTGTTTATGTGTAGTACTGGCTGCTTGAGTACTCCCATAatatgagagtcgactggtcagtcGTTTTTTATCGGGCGTTATTTCGCTAACtgttatttgaatatatatatgtcaaattgTTGAAGCCTGGTATTAGAGTCAGGATATAGTTAATGCATATTCTGATGCTCtaatgtaaggatgtgccaggtttgatggtgaaAGAAAACctgagtacccggagaaaaaacatcaACCATCAGTCAATACCTAGCAATTGCCCCACATGAGATTCAAATTCGCatctcagaggtggagggcttgtggtagtTATGTCAGGGAAatctaaccactcggccactgtggcTCCAATAGAAAAGAACAGTACCCTGTAAGCTGTAAGACTGTAAGTTAGAGTTTTTTCTCTGGTTACTCCGACTTTTCTCCACCTCCTATTTCTTGATTTGGTTAAGGTCCTTTTAACAACCAGgctcatttaaggacatgccaaaTTTTgaaggtggaggaaagccagagtacatATGGAGAAAAACCACCTGCAGTACCTTGCTATTGCCTCACATGCATGGACAACATCACCACACGACCACTGCCTGAGACTTCTACCTTATTAATCCTGTACTTAAATTATAGGGtgttaaacagttttaatcCAAACCttaataacattatttattttttattattttaaaaggaATGACACAAATGAGGATGAAGAAGTGGTAAAAACATTTGAGGAACTTCTCGAAGGGAAAGAACTGCTAACAAGAGACTTCTTCGTTGTCCCAGAGGAGAAATTTACCCCGAAAGAAGAAGATGGCGAAATCAAGGAAGACATGATAACTGACAAAGATTCGGATTCTGTAAAAGAAAATTATGTTAAGGAGGAAAAATCAGAACAAATCCCTGAAAAAGAAACGAGTGAAACAAAAGATCCAGAGACAGAAAGCAACACTGCTATAAACAGAGGCCGAGTAGAGGCTGTGAAAGCCTTGGAAAAGAAACTTATAGGACTATATTTCTCAGCCGGTTGGTGTCCCCCTTGTCGTCAATTCACACCATTACTAAAGGATTTTCATGAGGAAACACAGCGGCGTAATGCACCCTTTGAGGTGGTGTTTATTAGCTGCGACAAAAAGGAAGACGATATGATGACTTACTACAGAGAAAGTCATGGCGAATGGCTGGTCATCCCATTTGGAGACCAACTTCAAGAGTGAGTTGATTTTTCTATATTAAAAACTGGTATAGTGAAAACCCATTCATGAAAAcctttaaagaaatattttctatCAATAAAACTAATTTACTGTATTTGACACAGTAGTTGCCCCTGTCCCTATAAACATGCCACCCTACCCCTGTTTGATACCTCTGAAGGTTCACTAACCTTCAATTTAAAACATCAGTAGTAACTTGTTCTATTTTTCAAAGAATCTGTCATTTTGAGAGAACAGTGATCATTTAGAATATTCTTAGCATAAATCTCTTTAGCTATCAAGGGTCCAGCTTCATCAATATTTCTTAGTCAAGGAAACCTCAAAATTTATCAATaggaaaacatttcaaaagttATGAAAATAGGACACCTGTAACTTACCTTCTGTAATGCTGTCCTTCAAAGATTTTCAATTTAAAGACTCTACTTAATGTCCACTTATGAACTTTTAGCAATTAAGATCTGAAGTACTGGTAATTTGAAGACTGACTATTACACATGCTATTCTACAATTG
This portion of the Argopecten irradians isolate NY chromosome 6, Ai_NY, whole genome shotgun sequence genome encodes:
- the LOC138325872 gene encoding nucleoredoxin-like protein 2, coding for MNDTNEDEEVVKTFEELLEGKELLTRDFFVVPEEKFTPKEEDGEIKEDMITDKDSDSVKENYVKEEKSEQIPEKETSETKDPETESNTAINRGRVEAVKALEKKLIGLYFSAGWCPPCRQFTPLLKDFHEETQRRNAPFEVVFISCDKKEDDMMTYYRESHGEWLVIPFGDQLQDDLKTRFNITAVPKLIIVNSAGDVITLKGRKEIQDKGIVCFRTWQEIATFRENRSKSQASAVLTTDTKDEEGDQSIPT